In Deinococcus maricopensis DSM 21211, one genomic interval encodes:
- a CDS encoding cold-shock protein, with amino-acid sequence MAVGRVKWFNAEKGFGFIEVDGSPDVFAHFSAIKAAGFKKLNEGDEVEFDIEEGQRGKGPQAANIVVTKAAPESGYNSRPQRNDRW; translated from the coding sequence ATGGCTGTTGGTCGAGTGAAATGGTTTAACGCGGAAAAAGGCTTTGGCTTCATCGAAGTGGACGGTAGCCCCGACGTGTTCGCGCACTTCAGCGCGATCAAGGCGGCGGGCTTCAAGAAGCTGAACGAAGGCGACGAAGTCGAATTCGACATCGAAGAAGGTCAGCGCGGCAAGGGCCCCCAGGCTGCGAACATCGTCGTGACCAAAGCGGCGCCGGAAAGCGGCTACAACAGCCGTCCCCAGCGCAACGACCGCTGGTAA
- a CDS encoding DUF72 domain-containing protein: MTRIYIGTGGYSNDEWLGKLYPAGTKSGEYLSIYAQHFDCVELNSSFYAIPGLKAFEGMVRKTNGRVRFTVKLNQAFTHARTPADADFDRMLQSPQPLREAGVMGPYLAQFPYSFPRTPEHRKYLLGLAERFAGHELAVEFRHISWDKPEVREGLSEYGLIWVSPDYPPVGGLPEPQVHVTGDTAYLRLHGRNAGNWWEGTSASERHDHLYTQAEMDEWADKIALREGELDTLYVLFQNTTKGHALRNIPMLRAALNARGLNVATPEPEQSGLFGDA; encoded by the coding sequence ATGACCCGCATCTACATCGGCACCGGCGGGTACAGCAATGACGAGTGGCTCGGCAAACTCTACCCGGCCGGCACCAAAAGCGGCGAGTACCTGAGCATCTACGCGCAGCACTTCGACTGCGTGGAACTCAACAGCAGCTTCTACGCCATTCCCGGCCTCAAAGCCTTCGAGGGGATGGTGCGCAAAACGAACGGCCGCGTGCGCTTCACCGTCAAACTCAACCAGGCGTTCACGCACGCCCGCACCCCCGCCGACGCGGACTTCGACCGCATGCTGCAAAGCCCCCAGCCCCTGCGCGAAGCCGGCGTGATGGGCCCGTACCTCGCGCAGTTCCCGTACTCCTTTCCGCGCACGCCCGAACACCGCAAGTACCTCCTCGGCCTCGCCGAACGCTTCGCCGGGCACGAACTCGCGGTGGAGTTCCGCCACATCTCCTGGGATAAACCCGAGGTGCGCGAGGGGCTCAGCGAGTACGGCCTGATCTGGGTGAGCCCCGACTACCCCCCCGTGGGCGGACTGCCGGAACCGCAGGTGCACGTCACCGGCGACACCGCGTACCTGCGCCTGCACGGCCGCAACGCCGGGAACTGGTGGGAGGGGACCAGCGCGTCGGAACGTCACGACCACCTGTACACCCAGGCGGAAATGGACGAATGGGCCGACAAGATCGCCCTGCGCGAAGGCGAACTGGACACGCTGTACGTGCTGTTCCAGAACACCACCAAGGGGCACGCGCTGCGCAACATTCCTATGCTGCGCGCCGCGCTGAACGCGCGCGGCCTGAACGTCGCCACGCCCGAACCGGAGCAGTCCGGTCTGTTCGGGGACGCATGA
- a CDS encoding RluA family pseudouridine synthase gives MSAPTATPILPPEVLFSAESYHVLNKPPLWLTHQVHARFEVPDALGWARATLGEPELAPAHRLDRETSGVLILTRSSSAARGFHRLFLDRRVEKTYLAIVHGQPAWEEVTLDAPLGFLGLSDTNSIRVRQGVVPDGKPAVTHFEVLGRRGAYALLRCSPRTGRMHQLRAHLAHLGHPMVGDKIYGPHPEAFVQFVQTGLTPALLRTLQLPRQALHAHEVAFPFGGTTVRHTAPFPADLQAFWDAAG, from the coding sequence GTGAGTGCGCCGACCGCCACGCCCATCCTGCCGCCCGAGGTGCTGTTCAGCGCCGAGTCGTACCACGTGCTGAACAAGCCGCCGCTGTGGCTCACGCATCAGGTGCACGCCCGGTTCGAGGTGCCGGACGCGCTCGGCTGGGCGCGCGCCACGCTCGGCGAACCGGAACTGGCGCCCGCTCACCGCCTCGACCGCGAGACGAGCGGGGTGCTGATCCTCACGCGCTCCAGCAGTGCCGCGCGCGGCTTCCACCGACTGTTCCTGGACCGGCGCGTCGAAAAGACGTACCTGGCGATCGTGCACGGGCAGCCAGCGTGGGAGGAGGTGACGCTGGACGCGCCGCTGGGCTTCCTGGGCCTGAGCGACACGAACTCCATCCGGGTGCGTCAGGGCGTCGTGCCGGACGGCAAGCCCGCCGTGACGCACTTCGAGGTGCTGGGGCGGCGCGGCGCGTACGCGCTGCTGCGCTGCTCGCCGCGCACGGGCCGCATGCATCAGCTGCGCGCGCACCTGGCGCACCTCGGGCACCCCATGGTCGGAGACAAGATCTACGGCCCGCACCCGGAGGCATTCGTACAGTTCGTGCAGACAGGGCTGACGCCCGCCCTGCTGCGCACGCTTCAGCTGCCCCGGCAGGCGCTCCACGCGCACGAGGTTGCGTTCCCGTTCGGCGGGACGACCGTGCGCCACACTGCGCCGTTTCCCGCCGACCTGCAGGCATTCTGGGACGCGGCCGGCTGA
- a CDS encoding response regulator, translating to MAPKPKRILLVDDNPNDLELALAAFQESDTPHDVRTATGGLAALELLRAAPAEERPHVVLLDLNMTHMDGLSVLDAIRSDPGLHDIPVVMLSTSRAQGDIQACYARGASAYVVKPMDFSRFTDAVKAIGGFWVDLNEAPPRLH from the coding sequence ATGGCCCCGAAGCCCAAACGCATCCTGTTGGTGGATGACAACCCCAACGACCTCGAACTCGCCCTCGCGGCCTTTCAGGAAAGCGACACGCCGCACGACGTGCGCACCGCGACTGGCGGACTCGCGGCACTGGAACTGCTGCGCGCCGCGCCGGCGGAGGAGCGCCCGCACGTGGTCCTGCTGGACCTGAACATGACGCATATGGACGGCCTGTCGGTGCTGGACGCCATCCGCAGCGATCCGGGCCTGCACGACATCCCCGTGGTAATGCTCAGCACCAGCCGCGCGCAAGGGGACATTCAGGCGTGCTACGCGCGCGGCGCGAGCGCGTACGTGGTGAAGCCCATGGACTTCTCGCGCTTCACGGACGCCGTGAAGGCCATCGGCGGGTTCTGGGTGGACCTGAATGAGGCGCCGCCGCGCCTGCACTGA
- a CDS encoding DedA family protein, with protein MASFLDPEYLLRTFSYVGLGGVIFAETGLLLGFFLPGDSLLITAGIFAARGDLNIGVIMALTGVLALLGNLCGYGIGRAFGPAIFARQSRFFRPEYVEQARAYFETHGTQTIVLARFIPIVRTIVPTLAGTLNMDFRVFALHSLVGALLWGVGVPLAGYLLGRVIPHDVLDKYILLIIGAVLVLSFVPVVLELLRRHRRSRSS; from the coding sequence ATGGCGAGCTTCCTCGATCCGGAGTACCTGCTCCGCACGTTCTCGTACGTCGGCCTCGGCGGCGTCATCTTCGCGGAAACCGGGCTGCTGCTCGGCTTCTTCCTGCCGGGCGACAGCCTGCTCATCACCGCCGGCATCTTCGCGGCGCGCGGCGACCTGAACATCGGGGTGATCATGGCGCTCACCGGCGTGCTCGCACTGCTCGGGAACCTGTGCGGCTACGGGATCGGCCGGGCGTTCGGGCCAGCCATCTTCGCGCGGCAGAGCCGGTTCTTCCGACCGGAGTACGTCGAGCAGGCGCGCGCGTACTTCGAGACGCACGGCACGCAGACCATCGTGCTCGCCCGCTTCATCCCGATCGTGCGGACCATCGTGCCGACCCTGGCGGGCACGCTGAACATGGACTTCCGCGTGTTCGCGCTGCACTCGCTGGTGGGCGCGCTGCTGTGGGGCGTCGGGGTGCCGCTCGCCGGGTACCTGCTGGGCCGCGTCATTCCCCACGACGTCCTCGACAAGTACATCCTGCTGATCATCGGCGCGGTGCTGGTCCTGTCGTTCGTGCCGGTGGTGCTGGAGCTGCTGCGCCGTCATCGCCGCTCGCGCTCGTCCTGA
- a CDS encoding Sec-independent protein translocase subunit TatA/TatB: MPNLGFPEILLILVIALLVFGPKKLPELGKSLGQGIRSFREGTQGLKDELDASFKDAPPAKAATTQTVVTVKPEPVQVEPASTDDRRA, from the coding sequence ATGCCCAACCTCGGTTTTCCGGAAATTCTGCTGATCCTGGTGATCGCCCTGCTGGTATTCGGCCCGAAGAAACTCCCGGAGCTCGGCAAGAGCCTCGGGCAGGGCATCCGCTCATTCCGTGAAGGCACGCAGGGCCTCAAGGACGAACTCGACGCCAGCTTCAAGGACGCCCCCCCCGCCAAAGCCGCCACGACCCAAACAGTCGTGACCGTCAAACCTGAACCCGTTCAGGTCGAGCCAGCCAGCACCGACGACCGCCGCGCCTGA
- a CDS encoding peptidylprolyl isomerase yields the protein MNQKALVRVLLIVLAVMLVLGMVASFTPLLGNLGGQNKGNPAVKVNGTVITDQDLESVRRGNPVLGLTQDGVLGDDFKTAIVESKVQETLLKQGASDQQVSRAEVNDAVSKLREQLGLKSNKEWVDRLQQYGFTDASFREAQRTQLAWQKKLKALQDATPKGTPAEAQLYYTLHPDEFKSEARIVGRQIAVSSEAKAKQLLAQAKGGADFAKLASENSTVNKDRGGALGPIENGEPKPVAKITLPAEVGEAAFALTQGGLTDVVKSGDKFYIVKVERFVPASTQPFEAVRSKAIDAVTKQKQDAAVEAWYTDLRNKANVEFVDSAWKWDDSTVATVNDQRVRYPELLTRMLSDQQLPALLQQLPPADAAKTVNGFVKPGVLDTLVNEYAASEIVKAQKLPLVGSRTALLASLEAYGARDVKITDAQVRDAYQKNISAYRTPASANISEISFASREKALAFRTAFAASPKNLSSSAARAGGTVNELGTVQQGQADQSGQPKLNPLLDKAVYDAGRLEPAGEGSLSDVVEVNGRFSLAYVRDLVRGSTKPLSEVSDQVRETLLQEARTQAGQAYLQAQLKGLKITKSLDKVLAAQEKRVAAQAPKTTPAGGTGTSGAAQGTTPATGGTSGTTNK from the coding sequence GTGAATCAGAAAGCATTGGTGCGCGTCCTGCTCATCGTTCTGGCGGTGATGCTGGTGCTGGGGATGGTGGCGTCGTTCACGCCGCTGCTCGGCAACCTGGGCGGGCAGAACAAGGGGAACCCCGCAGTGAAGGTCAACGGGACCGTGATTACCGACCAGGACCTGGAGTCGGTGCGCCGCGGCAACCCGGTGCTGGGCCTCACGCAAGACGGCGTTCTCGGCGACGATTTCAAAACGGCGATCGTCGAAAGCAAGGTGCAGGAGACGCTGCTAAAGCAGGGCGCCAGCGACCAGCAGGTGTCGCGCGCGGAAGTGAACGACGCCGTCAGCAAACTCCGCGAGCAGCTCGGCCTCAAGAGCAACAAGGAGTGGGTGGACCGCCTGCAGCAGTACGGGTTCACGGACGCGTCGTTCCGTGAAGCGCAGCGCACGCAGCTCGCGTGGCAGAAGAAACTCAAGGCGCTGCAGGACGCCACGCCCAAAGGCACGCCCGCCGAAGCGCAGCTGTACTACACGCTGCACCCGGACGAGTTCAAGAGCGAGGCGCGCATCGTGGGCCGCCAGATCGCCGTGAGCAGCGAAGCCAAGGCGAAGCAGCTGCTCGCGCAGGCCAAGGGCGGCGCGGACTTCGCGAAGCTCGCCAGCGAAAACAGCACCGTCAACAAGGACCGCGGCGGCGCGCTCGGCCCGATCGAGAATGGCGAACCGAAACCCGTCGCGAAGATCACCCTGCCCGCCGAAGTGGGCGAAGCGGCGTTCGCGCTCACGCAGGGCGGCTTGACCGACGTGGTCAAGAGCGGCGACAAGTTCTACATCGTGAAGGTGGAGCGCTTCGTGCCTGCCAGCACCCAGCCCTTCGAGGCGGTGCGCAGCAAGGCCATCGACGCCGTCACGAAACAGAAGCAGGACGCCGCCGTGGAGGCGTGGTACACGGACCTGCGCAACAAAGCGAACGTGGAGTTCGTGGACAGCGCCTGGAAGTGGGATGACTCGACGGTCGCGACCGTGAACGATCAGCGCGTCCGCTACCCGGAACTGCTGACGCGCATGCTCAGCGACCAGCAGCTGCCGGCGCTGCTGCAGCAGCTCCCCCCGGCCGACGCGGCAAAAACCGTGAACGGCTTCGTGAAGCCGGGCGTGCTCGATACGCTCGTGAACGAGTACGCTGCCAGCGAGATTGTGAAGGCGCAGAAGCTGCCGCTCGTCGGGTCGCGCACGGCGCTCCTCGCGAGCCTGGAAGCGTACGGCGCGCGTGACGTGAAGATCACGGACGCGCAGGTGCGCGACGCGTACCAGAAGAACATCAGTGCGTACCGCACGCCGGCCAGCGCGAACATCAGCGAGATCAGCTTCGCGTCGCGCGAGAAGGCCCTGGCGTTCCGTACGGCGTTCGCCGCCAGCCCCAAGAACCTCTCCAGCAGCGCCGCGCGCGCCGGCGGCACCGTGAACGAACTCGGCACCGTGCAGCAGGGTCAGGCTGACCAGAGCGGCCAGCCGAAGCTGAACCCGCTGCTCGACAAGGCCGTGTACGACGCCGGCCGCCTGGAGCCCGCCGGTGAGGGCAGCCTCAGCGACGTCGTGGAAGTCAACGGCCGCTTCAGCCTCGCGTACGTCCGCGACTTGGTGCGCGGCAGCACGAAGCCGCTCAGCGAAGTGAGCGATCAGGTGCGCGAGACGCTGCTGCAGGAAGCGCGCACCCAGGCGGGTCAGGCGTACCTGCAGGCGCAACTCAAGGGCCTGAAGATCACTAAGTCCCTCGACAAGGTGCTGGCCGCGCAGGAGAAGCGCGTGGCTGCGCAGGCGCCGAAGACGACGCCCGCGGGTGGCACCGGCACGAGCGGCGCCGCGCAGGGCACCACGCCCGCCACGGGCGGCACCTCGGGCACCACCAACAAGTAA
- a CDS encoding ankyrin repeat domain-containing protein: MHDQADTPTAPVDDETLNFLHAVLDAVRAGNAAQLTPLLERGLPANLRSSKGDSLLMLASYHGHHEVAGQLLAHGADPELQNDQGQTPLLAAAFRGDLGMTALLLDGGADVNGAGGDGRTALMMAAMFGRTDVMEALLNRGADLHARDAGGHTALDAARRMGAHEAVTFLEGRLA; the protein is encoded by the coding sequence ATGCATGATCAAGCGGACACCCCTACGGCCCCTGTGGACGACGAGACCCTGAACTTCCTGCATGCCGTGCTGGACGCCGTGCGCGCCGGTAACGCGGCGCAGCTCACGCCGCTGCTGGAGCGCGGACTGCCCGCCAACCTGCGCAGTTCGAAGGGCGACAGCCTGTTGATGCTCGCCAGCTACCACGGGCACCACGAGGTTGCGGGTCAGCTGCTCGCGCACGGCGCGGACCCCGAGCTTCAGAACGACCAGGGGCAGACGCCACTGCTGGCCGCGGCGTTCCGCGGGGACCTGGGCATGACAGCGTTGCTGCTCGACGGTGGCGCCGACGTGAACGGCGCGGGCGGGGACGGCCGCACCGCGCTGATGATGGCCGCCATGTTCGGGCGGACCGACGTGATGGAGGCGCTGCTGAACCGCGGCGCGGACCTGCACGCCCGGGACGCGGGCGGGCACACCGCGCTCGACGCGGCGCGCCGCATGGGCGCGCACGAGGCCGTCACCTTCCTGGAAGGCCGGCTCGCCTGA
- a CDS encoding serine/threonine-protein kinase gives MDLLDARLDQRYVLQDLLGEGGSAKVYRAHDERLGRDVAVKILHDHVHPADRTRFEREIRTLARLAHPGVVSILDLGTFEGRTFFSMPLLSGGPLSTLGPLEDTPESAEVFLDAATLIAQALHHLHDRGLVHRDLTPNNILLDAHRTPRVMDFGLVSSGMSEHTLHLTRSGVTLGTPQYMAPEQARGVNVGPHSDLYALGAVLYRVACGSPPFVGDNDQSVLYQHVYELPDDPRLHNPAVPDEIARLILTLLAKKPEARPESGLRLARQLQRARDLLRRAHSSGQYRGGRARGGEHLGGPLSPGALQEAWAVPLGGEVTWPAAVTGSGPLVTVGTRQGQLAVVNVSGDLHATYTARDEVTAPATFHEGTLVYGAWDGTLRRVRVQDSHELWRHQTRAEITGTPTPWGGRYLVTSRDGHLHSVDGDSGELAWAYRTGGPIAASPVVWGSNVFIADEDGWLHALDATTGTPVFKTQLGTVHATPALAPRGRGEAVLIVPTWNGEVHALHLQVRQGRAHLAADEPLLWTYDVEGEVWASPATAEGLVVIAAWDGQVRALRVLDGEEVWTHRASGRVTASPVISDGHVFLATEDGELSALTLTRGQVRWRALHPTGVQATPLVSDGALYVAFMDGTLRAYREATGQPLTT, from the coding sequence GTGGACCTTCTGGACGCCCGCCTCGACCAGCGTTACGTGCTGCAGGACCTGCTGGGCGAAGGCGGCAGCGCCAAGGTGTACCGCGCGCACGACGAACGCCTCGGACGGGACGTCGCCGTGAAAATCCTGCATGACCACGTGCACCCCGCCGACCGAACCCGCTTCGAACGGGAAATTCGCACCCTCGCGCGCCTCGCGCACCCAGGCGTCGTCAGCATCCTCGACCTCGGCACCTTCGAGGGACGCACATTCTTCAGCATGCCGCTGCTCAGCGGCGGCCCGCTCAGCACCCTCGGCCCGCTCGAGGACACACCGGAAAGCGCCGAGGTGTTCCTCGACGCCGCCACGCTGATCGCGCAGGCGCTGCACCACCTGCACGACCGCGGCCTCGTGCACCGGGACCTCACGCCGAACAACATCCTGCTCGACGCGCACCGCACGCCCCGCGTCATGGACTTCGGGCTGGTGTCGTCCGGCATGAGCGAGCACACCCTGCACCTCACGCGCAGCGGCGTGACGCTCGGCACACCCCAGTACATGGCACCCGAGCAGGCGCGCGGCGTGAACGTCGGCCCGCACAGCGACCTGTACGCGCTCGGCGCCGTGCTGTACCGCGTGGCGTGCGGCAGCCCGCCATTCGTCGGCGACAACGACCAGAGCGTCCTGTACCAGCACGTGTACGAACTCCCGGACGACCCGCGCCTGCACAACCCCGCCGTGCCCGACGAGATCGCGCGCCTGATCCTCACTCTGCTCGCCAAGAAACCGGAAGCGCGACCCGAAAGCGGCCTGCGGCTCGCACGGCAGCTGCAGCGCGCCCGGGACCTGCTGCGCCGCGCACACAGCAGCGGCCAGTACCGTGGCGGGCGCGCGCGCGGCGGCGAGCACCTCGGCGGGCCACTCAGCCCGGGCGCGCTGCAAGAAGCGTGGGCCGTGCCGCTCGGCGGGGAGGTCACGTGGCCGGCTGCCGTCACCGGCAGCGGCCCGCTCGTGACCGTCGGAACCCGCCAGGGGCAGCTGGCCGTCGTGAACGTCAGCGGCGACCTGCACGCCACCTACACGGCCCGCGACGAGGTGACCGCCCCCGCCACGTTCCACGAGGGCACGCTCGTGTACGGCGCGTGGGACGGCACGCTGCGGCGCGTTCGCGTGCAGGACAGCCATGAGCTCTGGCGGCACCAGACGCGCGCGGAAATCACCGGCACGCCCACCCCCTGGGGCGGACGGTACCTCGTCACCAGCCGCGACGGCCACCTGCACAGCGTCGACGGCGACTCCGGCGAACTCGCCTGGGCGTACCGCACGGGTGGACCCATCGCGGCGTCGCCGGTCGTGTGGGGCTCGAACGTCTTCATTGCCGACGAGGACGGCTGGCTGCACGCCCTCGACGCCACCACCGGCACGCCCGTCTTCAAGACGCAGCTCGGCACGGTCCACGCCACGCCCGCCCTCGCTCCCCGCGGGCGCGGCGAAGCGGTCCTGATCGTGCCCACCTGGAACGGCGAAGTGCACGCCCTGCACCTGCAGGTCCGGCAGGGCCGCGCGCACCTCGCCGCGGACGAGCCGCTGCTGTGGACGTACGACGTGGAAGGCGAGGTGTGGGCGTCGCCCGCCACCGCCGAGGGCCTCGTGGTGATCGCCGCCTGGGACGGACAGGTGCGCGCTCTGCGCGTCCTGGACGGCGAGGAGGTGTGGACGCACCGCGCGAGCGGGCGCGTGACGGCCAGCCCCGTCATCTCCGACGGGCACGTGTTCCTCGCCACCGAGGACGGCGAACTCAGCGCGCTGACGCTCACGCGCGGGCAGGTCCGCTGGCGGGCCCTGCACCCCACCGGCGTGCAGGCGACGCCGCTCGTGTCCGACGGCGCGCTGTACGTGGCGTTCATGGACGGCACGCTGCGCGCGTACCGAGAGGCGACCGGGCAGCCCCTCACAACGTGA
- the murA gene encoding UDP-N-acetylglucosamine 1-carboxyvinyltransferase — protein MLHLTPLHIIGGQPLRGDYHVQPSKNAALPIIVGSLLSAEPITLHGIPRLSDIYTILEIVAHLGTRHAWTGPNSLMLHTPELTSTETPYALVSKMRASFIILGALVARAGEATVSMPGGCAFGHRPVDQHVKALRALGATVKEEGGNFQAERPEPLQGNFIFEMLTVGATQNAILAAALGEGTVTLENASIDTDVVDLANFLNSLGADIQGAGTNTITVNGVKSLRGGEYTVIPDRIEAGTIMIAAAATRSQLRLTNVRPEHVRAVSAKLSEMGVRILETHDTLLVDAAGIDLKPVNVTAQAYPGFPTDVQPQMSALLTTVPGASVVVDPVYPDRLTHVVELQRMGAKITVSEHTQVIQGATLHGAPVKAADIRAGAALFVAALAAEGETTIDGMQYVNRGYERLAERLRSVGAQAHQPEPALASAMD, from the coding sequence ATGCTTCACCTCACCCCCCTGCACATCATCGGCGGTCAACCCCTCCGCGGCGACTACCACGTTCAACCCAGCAAGAACGCCGCTCTGCCGATCATTGTGGGGAGCCTCCTCAGCGCCGAGCCCATCACGCTGCATGGCATTCCGCGCCTCAGCGACATCTACACCATCCTGGAGATCGTCGCGCACCTCGGCACCCGCCACGCCTGGACCGGCCCGAACAGCCTGATGCTGCACACGCCGGAGCTCACCAGCACCGAAACGCCGTACGCGCTCGTCAGCAAAATGCGCGCCAGCTTCATCATCCTCGGCGCGCTCGTGGCCCGCGCCGGCGAAGCGACCGTCAGCATGCCCGGCGGCTGCGCGTTCGGTCACCGCCCCGTCGACCAGCACGTCAAGGCCCTGCGCGCCCTCGGCGCCACGGTCAAGGAAGAAGGCGGGAACTTCCAGGCCGAACGCCCCGAGCCGCTCCAGGGCAACTTCATCTTCGAGATGCTCACGGTCGGCGCCACCCAGAACGCTATCCTCGCCGCCGCGCTCGGTGAAGGCACCGTCACCCTCGAAAACGCCAGCATCGACACGGACGTCGTCGACCTCGCGAATTTCCTGAACAGCCTCGGCGCGGACATCCAGGGGGCCGGCACCAACACCATCACCGTGAACGGCGTCAAGAGCCTGCGCGGCGGTGAATACACCGTCATTCCCGACCGCATCGAAGCCGGCACCATCATGATCGCCGCGGCCGCCACCCGCAGCCAGCTGCGCCTCACGAACGTCCGCCCGGAGCACGTGCGCGCCGTCAGCGCCAAGCTGAGCGAAATGGGCGTGCGCATCCTCGAAACGCACGACACGCTGCTCGTGGACGCCGCCGGGATCGACTTGAAACCCGTGAACGTCACCGCGCAGGCGTACCCCGGCTTCCCCACCGACGTGCAGCCTCAGATGAGCGCCCTGCTCACCACTGTCCCCGGCGCGAGCGTCGTCGTGGACCCCGTGTACCCGGACCGCCTCACGCACGTCGTGGAACTGCAGCGCATGGGCGCCAAAATCACCGTCAGCGAGCACACCCAGGTGATCCAGGGGGCCACGCTGCACGGCGCGCCCGTGAAGGCCGCCGACATCCGCGCCGGCGCGGCACTGTTCGTGGCCGCGCTCGCCGCCGAGGGGGAAACCACCATCGACGGCATGCAGTACGTGAACCGCGGGTACGAGCGCCTCGCCGAGCGCCTGCGCAGCGTCGGCGCGCAGGCCCACCAGCCCGAACCCGCCCTCGCCAGCGCAATGGACTGA
- a CDS encoding SIS domain-containing protein, whose protein sequence is MNLTDTLLALPGSYAGPTAPLDGPHAVLGLGEGALPADLLTTFTDRRLSAGGTQFILSSAETSVAAADYANLGEASGARIVRAGEGPLDALSFLVPRGVTSTYHYAQFTAHATGHADAATRADALMRDLAERCAPHIEDGNPARELAWSLWGRTPMLLAASGDAWLTYAWQTLLARIGKTLSIPVERDPLYILTGAFEARHETGDGRVALLLGHVDPELALAREVLETRIDEVIHVPYTGSTDDEDGQYAAQLAHWYFAAWVAHYLAERHGVSSEDASPLREVLRTLGGETPAADLN, encoded by the coding sequence ATGAATCTCACCGACACCCTGCTCGCCCTGCCCGGCAGCTACGCCGGACCGACCGCGCCGCTGGACGGCCCGCACGCCGTCCTCGGCCTCGGCGAGGGCGCCCTGCCCGCCGACCTCCTCACCACCTTCACGGACCGCCGACTGAGCGCGGGCGGCACGCAATTCATCCTCAGCAGCGCCGAAACGAGCGTCGCCGCTGCCGACTACGCGAACCTCGGTGAGGCGAGCGGCGCCCGCATCGTCCGCGCCGGCGAAGGCCCCCTCGACGCCCTCAGCTTCCTCGTGCCGCGCGGCGTGACGAGCACCTACCACTACGCGCAGTTCACGGCGCACGCCACCGGCCACGCGGACGCCGCCACCCGCGCGGACGCCCTGATGCGCGACCTCGCGGAGCGCTGCGCGCCGCACATCGAGGACGGCAACCCCGCGCGGGAACTCGCGTGGAGCCTGTGGGGCCGCACGCCCATGCTGCTCGCCGCGAGCGGCGACGCGTGGCTCACGTACGCCTGGCAGACGCTGCTCGCCCGCATCGGCAAGACCCTGTCCATCCCGGTGGAACGCGACCCGCTGTACATCCTGACCGGCGCGTTCGAGGCGCGGCACGAGACGGGTGACGGGCGCGTCGCGCTGCTGCTCGGGCACGTCGACCCGGAACTGGCCCTCGCGCGCGAGGTGCTCGAAACCCGCATCGACGAGGTCATTCACGTCCCGTACACCGGCAGCACCGACGACGAGGACGGGCAGTACGCCGCGCAGCTCGCGCACTGGTACTTCGCGGCGTGGGTCGCGCACTACCTCGCGGAGCGTCACGGCGTGAGCAGCGAGGACGCTTCGCCGCTGCGCGAGGTCCTGCGCACCCTGGGGGGTGAAACGCCCGCCGCGGACCTGAACTGA
- a CDS encoding DUF4388 domain-containing protein, which produces MLTGSLTEFPFLGVLQMLLNSGRSGLLRINNARAGDLYLENGEVVHATAFGRAGNDALDIVASGAGGQFTFERGVNPPERTIQQRRDALLQRLWQDGEAWTPLNAAFPDWDRGVRFTSAWNEQMPVTRAQYRALSLVGRGTLGGMIASSNVTPRELLNTLRPFVQARLIEVV; this is translated from the coding sequence ATGCTTACCGGAAGCCTCACGGAGTTCCCGTTCCTTGGCGTATTGCAAATGTTGCTCAACAGCGGCCGCAGCGGCCTTCTGCGCATCAACAATGCGCGCGCCGGCGACCTGTACCTCGAGAACGGCGAGGTCGTGCACGCCACCGCGTTCGGCCGAGCCGGCAACGACGCGCTGGACATCGTCGCCAGCGGTGCCGGCGGGCAGTTCACGTTCGAGCGGGGCGTCAACCCGCCCGAACGGACCATCCAGCAGCGCCGTGACGCCCTGCTGCAACGCCTGTGGCAGGACGGCGAAGCCTGGACGCCCCTCAACGCCGCCTTCCCCGACTGGGATCGCGGCGTGCGCTTCACGTCCGCCTGGAACGAGCAGATGCCCGTCACGCGCGCGCAGTACCGCGCACTCAGCCTGGTCGGGCGCGGCACGCTCGGCGGCATGATCGCCAGCAGCAACGTCACCCCACGTGAACTGCTCAACACCCTCCGGCCCTTCGTGCAGGCCCGCCTCATCGAAGTGGTCTGA